In one window of Leptospira sp. WS92.C1 DNA:
- a CDS encoding STAS domain-containing protein, with protein sequence MVFNEKVYVTLKLKALTTDHEELRKYLNSFLEKKTSCIVLDFAEIDVITSVVLGVLVGFSNRVRSFGIEVEIINISTRLKQILRLVSLDRVFGFL encoded by the coding sequence ATGGTTTTCAATGAGAAAGTTTATGTAACTCTAAAATTGAAAGCCTTGACTACGGATCATGAGGAACTTAGAAAATATCTCAATTCGTTTTTAGAAAAAAAAACCTCTTGTATCGTGCTGGATTTTGCGGAGATCGACGTGATTACTTCGGTTGTCCTCGGTGTCCTTGTGGGTTTTTCCAATCGTGTTCGAAGTTTCGGGATCGAGGTCGAGATCATCAACATTTCCACCCGTCTGAAACAAATTCTGAGACTTGTATCTCTTGACAGAGTATTCGGCTTTTTGTAA
- a CDS encoding protein-glutamate O-methyltransferase CheR: protein MTDFQSSMNTISDEEFQFVKSLMYKETGIFLADHKKVMVQSRLNGRARHFALKSVSEYIGRLRADREFFASELTELINRITTNKTDFYRENHHFDFLKDTFFPSVEERASKNGKKILRIWSSACSTGEEPYTIAMTCLEYFTFKPGWDIKIYASDIDTNVINTAKEGLYKEERLLPVDEKLKHKYFIKRKESERGEISYEAKPELKALIDFRKVNLLETPYPISEKMDCVFCRNVIIYFDKQTQKKIFENFEKVLKDRGLLVIGHSETLFGISESYKFLGHTIYQKKPVI from the coding sequence ATGACAGACTTTCAGTCCAGCATGAATACAATTTCCGATGAGGAATTCCAATTTGTGAAATCTCTTATGTATAAGGAGACAGGAATTTTTCTTGCGGATCATAAAAAGGTTATGGTTCAATCCCGTCTCAACGGAAGAGCGAGACATTTCGCACTCAAGTCGGTTTCCGAATACATCGGTAGACTCAGAGCCGATCGCGAATTTTTCGCCAGCGAACTCACCGAACTGATCAATCGGATCACCACGAACAAAACCGATTTTTATCGGGAGAATCATCATTTTGATTTTTTAAAAGACACATTCTTTCCTTCGGTGGAAGAGAGAGCCTCAAAAAACGGCAAAAAGATTTTAAGAATTTGGTCCAGCGCCTGTTCGACGGGAGAGGAACCTTACACGATTGCGATGACTTGTCTCGAATACTTTACGTTCAAACCCGGATGGGATATCAAAATCTACGCTTCCGATATAGATACAAACGTGATCAATACCGCAAAGGAAGGATTGTATAAGGAAGAACGTCTTTTGCCCGTGGATGAAAAACTAAAGCATAAGTATTTTATCAAACGCAAGGAATCAGAAAGAGGTGAGATTTCCTACGAGGCAAAACCGGAACTCAAAGCTCTGATCGATTTTCGCAAGGTCAATCTTTTGGAAACTCCGTATCCGATTTCGGAAAAGATGGATTGTGTATTTTGTCGTAATGTGATCATTTATTTTGATAAACAGACTCAGAAAAAGATCTTTGAGAATTTTGAAAAGGTTTTAAAGGATCGAGGATTGCTCGTGATCGGACATTCGGAAACTTTGTTTGGAATTTCGGAAAGTTATAAGTTTCTCGGTCATACGATCTATCAAAAAAAGCCAGTGATCTGA
- a CDS encoding HIT domain-containing protein, which yields MEEFDSTQWDAPRKNLFSIHKLEYAKGKRPAVDCILCGICRQDPEVPNLTITETKLTIVSVNLYPYNPGHLIIFPKRHILSYEELTTEEALEIHEGTTKAINILKKLWNVQGFNLGYNLGKNSGGSIPHIHQHIVPRFPNEAGFLDVLANSRIVIYEPYEMQKEWIRIWSEFS from the coding sequence ATGGAAGAATTCGATTCTACTCAATGGGATGCCCCTAGAAAAAATCTTTTTTCAATTCATAAACTCGAGTATGCGAAAGGCAAACGACCCGCGGTGGATTGTATTCTTTGCGGAATCTGTAGACAGGATCCGGAAGTTCCGAACCTTACGATCACGGAAACAAAACTCACGATCGTTTCCGTAAATCTTTATCCTTACAATCCAGGACATCTCATCATCTTTCCAAAACGCCATATTCTTTCCTACGAAGAACTCACAACCGAAGAAGCTCTGGAAATTCACGAGGGCACGACCAAAGCAATCAACATTCTAAAAAAACTTTGGAACGTACAAGGGTTCAATCTCGGATACAATCTCGGTAAAAATTCGGGAGGATCGATCCCTCATATCCACCAGCACATCGTTCCAAGATTTCCGAACGAGGCGGGTTTTTTAGACGTATTAGCAAATTCAAGAATTGTAATATATGAACCCTACGAAATGCAGAAGGAATGGATCCGGATCTGGAGCGAATTTTCTTGA
- the rsmH gene encoding 16S rRNA (cytosine(1402)-N(4))-methyltransferase RsmH — translation MEPVHYSVQGNEILQIFRENFSKEDAVLFLDGTAGEGGHSLLFLQEFPNSKVILCDRDPVMLSRALARLDEFKNRVVPIEINFSEIDSDLLSSYGVTDAPQGILLDLGISTFHLLHSGRGFSFRESEPLDMRLSPDSGLSAKDVLNTYSKDKLMQIFYKYGEERWSKKIAEVIVDRRKLNSIFYTSELADLVSKIIPRKFWPPGRHPATRIFQALRIEVNQELAHIETGLISLLNLLRLDGVIQVISFHSLEDRIVKNAFRDYAKEKGFTLLTKKPILPSEEETKINPASRSAKLRVLRKTKSVDKKYRREDFEEEEESDV, via the coding sequence TTGGAACCGGTTCATTATTCAGTTCAGGGAAATGAAATTCTTCAAATCTTTCGGGAGAATTTTTCTAAAGAAGATGCCGTTCTATTTTTAGATGGAACCGCTGGAGAGGGTGGACACAGCCTTTTATTCTTACAAGAATTTCCGAACTCAAAAGTGATCCTCTGCGACCGCGACCCTGTGATGTTGTCCAGGGCTCTCGCAAGACTCGACGAATTTAAGAATCGAGTGGTTCCGATCGAAATCAATTTTTCAGAGATTGACTCCGATCTTTTGTCTTCTTACGGAGTGACCGATGCTCCACAAGGCATTTTATTGGATCTTGGAATTTCCACGTTTCATCTTCTCCATTCGGGAAGGGGTTTTAGTTTTCGAGAATCGGAACCTTTGGACATGAGACTTTCTCCCGATTCCGGTTTGAGCGCGAAAGACGTTCTCAATACGTATTCCAAAGACAAACTGATGCAGATTTTTTATAAATACGGCGAGGAACGTTGGTCCAAAAAAATCGCGGAAGTGATTGTAGATCGCAGAAAGCTGAATTCCATTTTTTATACTTCCGAATTGGCGGATCTGGTTTCTAAAATTATTCCGCGTAAGTTTTGGCCCCCGGGAAGACATCCCGCAACTAGAATCTTTCAAGCGCTTCGGATCGAAGTCAATCAAGAGCTGGCTCATATCGAAACGGGTTTGATTTCTCTTTTAAATCTTCTGCGTTTAGACGGAGTGATTCAGGTCATCTCGTTTCATTCACTGGAAGATAGAATCGTTAAAAATGCGTTTCGAGATTATGCGAAAGAGAAAGGATTTACCCTTCTCACAAAAAAACCGATTCTTCCCTCCGAAGAGGAGACAAAAATCAATCCCGCTTCTCGCTCCGCAAAATTGAGAGTTCTCAGAAAAACAAAATCGGTCGATAAGAAATACAGAAGGGAAGATTTCGAGGAAGAGGAAGAATCAGATGTCTAA
- a CDS encoding UDP-N-acetylmuramoyl-L-alanyl-D-glutamate--2,6-diaminopimelate ligase: MKFQLTTLLREFPELKSSSIPQGTNPDLILVDFIQSDSRKATENDIFCIPESANIKKEEYISNTKANVILIKTGFSLKSASSKIILECETDPEQLQGRIASFLLGHPSKDLEIVAVTGTNGKTSLTNILFALAKDQGRNCGLIGTIGVKFGDKLIDTGYTTPDASSLNLILKQMKDDGVDTVFMEASSHGLKLGRINGISVKAGVFTNLTQDHLDFHPDMNDYFESKFRLFELLDRNRSPFAIVDYVSPGGKELYEKIRSRLPDLQTHALDGPRGEWKIADLSLSLRGTSYSLSREQQVGTWNLKTNLLGSFNVRNTGLAFLTGAELGLDIETMSDSLARIPQIPGRFQIVYSKDQSRMAVIDYAHTPDALENIIRSVRDSQPKRLITLFGCGGDRDRGKRPKMARIAEELSDQVILTSDNPRTEHAESILDEIQTGFSPSFRSLFREVDRAKAIAKGVEILPEGGCLLVAGKGHEEYQIIGKEKRHFSDVEEVQKAFGLF; this comes from the coding sequence ATGAAATTTCAACTAACAACTCTTCTCCGTGAATTCCCGGAACTCAAGTCGAGTTCGATTCCCCAAGGAACAAATCCCGATTTGATCTTAGTGGACTTTATTCAGTCCGATTCCCGAAAGGCGACCGAAAACGATATATTCTGCATTCCGGAATCTGCAAATATTAAAAAAGAAGAATATATTTCCAACACAAAGGCGAATGTAATCCTTATAAAAACCGGATTTTCTTTAAAGTCCGCGTCTTCTAAGATCATCTTAGAATGTGAAACGGATCCGGAACAACTCCAAGGACGGATCGCCTCCTTTTTACTCGGTCATCCCTCGAAGGATTTGGAAATCGTCGCTGTCACTGGAACAAACGGAAAAACTTCTCTTACCAACATTCTATTCGCATTGGCAAAAGACCAAGGACGGAACTGCGGTTTAATCGGTACGATCGGAGTTAAGTTTGGAGACAAACTCATCGACACGGGTTATACGACTCCGGATGCGTCTTCTCTCAATTTGATTCTCAAACAGATGAAGGACGACGGAGTGGATACCGTTTTTATGGAGGCGAGCTCGCATGGTCTCAAGCTCGGGAGAATAAACGGAATCTCCGTAAAAGCAGGTGTGTTTACCAATCTGACTCAAGATCATTTGGATTTTCATCCGGACATGAACGACTACTTTGAGAGTAAGTTTCGTCTTTTCGAACTCTTGGATCGAAATCGATCTCCGTTTGCGATCGTTGATTACGTGTCACCCGGAGGAAAGGAACTCTATGAAAAAATACGAAGCCGACTTCCCGATCTGCAAACTCACGCGTTAGACGGTCCTCGAGGGGAATGGAAGATCGCCGATCTTTCACTTTCATTGCGAGGGACTTCGTATTCGTTGAGCCGAGAACAACAAGTTGGGACTTGGAATCTGAAAACCAATCTGCTGGGATCTTTCAACGTCCGCAATACCGGGCTTGCATTTTTAACGGGAGCTGAACTCGGCTTGGACATCGAAACAATGTCGGATTCTTTGGCTCGGATTCCGCAGATTCCGGGACGGTTTCAGATCGTGTATAGTAAGGATCAATCTCGGATGGCCGTGATCGATTACGCGCATACCCCGGACGCTCTGGAAAATATCATTCGAAGCGTGCGGGATTCGCAACCGAAACGATTGATCACTCTTTTTGGTTGCGGAGGGGATCGGGATCGAGGGAAACGTCCAAAGATGGCGCGTATCGCGGAAGAACTTTCGGATCAAGTGATCCTGACTTCGGACAACCCTAGGACGGAGCACGCAGAATCGATTCTGGATGAAATCCAAACCGGTTTTTCACCCAGTTTTCGTTCTTTGTTCCGGGAGGTGGATCGGGCTAAGGCGATCGCAAAGGGTGTGGAAATTTTACCGGAAGGCGGTTGTCTCCTTGTGGCTGGAAAAGGCCATGAGGAATATCAAATCATCGGAAAAGAAAAACGACATTTCAGTGATGTGGAAGAGGTTCAAAAAGCGTTCGGCCTTTTTTAA
- the mraY gene encoding phospho-N-acetylmuramoyl-pentapeptide-transferase has protein sequence MFYYLYDLYFNHLDSLRIFSYVTFRALMAGLTSMLVTFWFGHRIIDFLYGLKFRESVRDDGPKSHETKKGTPTMGGLLIIGALLLSVLLWGNLKNPNIVMLAVFSLFFSALGFADDYMKSVKKIKGGMRARTKFVLSILISLAFCILFFYYTGVTPIGHSGKILFELTDLFFPFVKGPVLALGIIAIPFSILVIIGSSHAVNLTDGLDGLATGTVAIAVVTLGIIAYFSGTPVVANYLNIPYLPGAHEYSVFLSALAGALLGFLWFNAHPAQIFMGDTGSLFLGATLGMVVILLKKEILLLILGAIFVSEALSVILQVGSFKLRGKRIFKMAPLHHHFELGGVKETKIVIRFWIIAVILAIISLSTLKIQ, from the coding sequence ATGTTTTATTATCTCTACGATCTTTATTTCAATCATCTCGATTCTCTTCGAATTTTTAGTTACGTAACGTTCCGGGCTTTGATGGCGGGTCTGACTTCGATGTTGGTCACTTTTTGGTTCGGTCATAGGATCATCGATTTTTTATACGGACTTAAGTTCAGGGAATCGGTTCGGGACGATGGTCCGAAATCCCACGAGACGAAAAAAGGAACCCCGACTATGGGCGGGCTTTTGATCATCGGCGCGCTTCTTCTTTCGGTTCTTCTCTGGGGTAATTTAAAAAATCCGAATATAGTGATGCTCGCAGTGTTTTCTCTTTTCTTTTCTGCTCTGGGTTTTGCGGATGATTATATGAAGTCCGTAAAAAAGATCAAGGGGGGAATGAGAGCTCGCACAAAGTTTGTCCTTTCGATTTTGATCTCTCTCGCGTTTTGTATCCTTTTCTTTTATTATACGGGTGTGACTCCGATCGGTCATTCGGGAAAGATTCTGTTCGAATTGACGGATCTGTTTTTTCCGTTTGTCAAAGGACCGGTCCTCGCGTTAGGAATCATTGCGATTCCTTTTTCCATACTTGTCATCATCGGATCTTCTCACGCGGTCAATCTCACGGACGGATTGGACGGACTCGCAACGGGAACCGTGGCTATCGCGGTCGTTACGTTAGGCATTATCGCATACTTTTCTGGAACTCCCGTTGTGGCAAACTATCTGAACATCCCGTATCTTCCGGGTGCCCACGAATATTCGGTTTTTCTTTCGGCTCTTGCGGGAGCGCTTTTGGGTTTTCTCTGGTTTAACGCGCATCCCGCTCAGATTTTTATGGGGGACACTGGTTCCTTGTTTTTAGGCGCAACTCTGGGAATGGTCGTTATCCTTTTAAAAAAGGAAATTCTTCTTTTGATCCTGGGAGCGATTTTTGTTTCCGAAGCGCTTTCCGTGATTTTGCAAGTGGGTTCCTTTAAACTCAGGGGAAAAAGGATTTTTAAGATGGCTCCGCTGCATCATCACTTTGAATTGGGCGGAGTTAAGGAAACCAAGATTGTGATTCGTTTTTGGATCATCGCGGTCATTCTTGCGATCATATCCCTTTCGACTTTGAAAATTCAATGA
- a CDS encoding FtsW/RodA/SpoVE family cell cycle protein, with the protein MIDFLTRKWREFWIPGKSSLDPVLIVTIFVLLLAGLCVMYSSSSITAWREFKDSEYFLKKQSVWSCIGLVFFFFFSIFPYQRLEKLASFGMIVSIGLLILVFIPGIGKSVSTYYGRNFHRWIAIGPYQLQPSEVAKVAVLIYLASLFPKLKLESTPDYKKLLVPSALLLTVIVLILIEPAFGTTLEILFVILGFIFLFGFPFRNLLVVGIVSLPLIYILIDRVGYRKKRVEVWLDPYRYRFDEGHQLVTSFRAFLDGGWFGNKLASGYAHRYLTYSHTDFVLATFVEDFGFFGFSIFIFLIFLLLFRAFYLVQKVKDPFGFYLGAGILIILGTQFIINMFVVTGIFPITGISLPFVSYGGSSILIVLVSLGILVNITRKENLGL; encoded by the coding sequence ATGATCGATTTTTTGACGAGGAAATGGAGAGAATTCTGGATTCCGGGAAAATCCTCTTTGGATCCTGTTCTCATCGTCACGATCTTTGTCCTTTTATTGGCCGGACTCTGCGTTATGTATTCTTCTTCGAGCATTACGGCTTGGAGGGAATTTAAGGATTCGGAATACTTTCTCAAAAAACAATCGGTCTGGTCCTGTATCGGACTTGTTTTCTTTTTTTTCTTTTCCATATTCCCGTATCAAAGACTGGAAAAGCTCGCTTCCTTCGGAATGATCGTATCGATCGGACTTTTGATTTTGGTATTTATTCCCGGTATCGGAAAGTCGGTTTCCACATATTACGGAAGAAACTTTCACAGATGGATCGCGATCGGACCGTATCAGCTTCAACCTTCGGAAGTTGCAAAGGTCGCGGTTCTTATTTATCTCGCTTCCCTTTTTCCAAAATTAAAACTGGAATCCACCCCCGATTACAAAAAACTTCTCGTTCCTTCCGCGTTGCTTTTGACGGTGATCGTTTTGATCCTTATCGAGCCGGCGTTCGGAACCACATTAGAAATTCTTTTTGTGATTTTAGGTTTCATATTTTTATTCGGGTTTCCGTTTCGAAATCTTTTGGTTGTGGGAATCGTATCTTTGCCTTTGATCTATATTTTAATTGATCGGGTCGGTTATAGAAAAAAGAGAGTGGAAGTTTGGCTGGATCCGTATCGATATCGGTTTGACGAAGGACATCAGCTTGTGACCTCCTTCCGCGCGTTTTTAGACGGGGGTTGGTTTGGAAATAAATTGGCGTCCGGTTACGCACATCGTTATCTCACTTATAGTCATACGGACTTCGTACTAGCGACGTTTGTCGAGGATTTCGGTTTTTTTGGATTTTCAATTTTTATCTTTTTGATATTCCTTTTGTTGTTTCGCGCGTTTTATTTGGTCCAAAAGGTTAAGGATCCGTTCGGTTTTTATCTCGGGGCGGGAATTTTGATCATCTTGGGAACACAATTTATCATCAACATGTTTGTAGTCACCGGTATTTTTCCGATCACAGGAATCAGTTTGCCCTTTGTGAGTTACGGAGGCTCTTCGATTCTCATTGTACTCGTTTCTCTCGGAATTCTTGTCAATATTACGCGAAAGGAAAACCTAGGTCTATGA
- a CDS encoding glycosyltransferase yields MRSIVIAAGGTGGHISPGVALAETITDLKEQIGFENLYLYSLVRNFNNPDLEQAPCPVLWHNLPPLSSNLLLFPFRYTYHLFRTFFLFYKLKVDVVIAMGGYSTVSSILYALLFKKKVYLCEQNCIPGNVNRLFFRFANKAAFSFPPIDHSIPCDWTILGNPLRKKTLPKMSLKFSEKYDTKKKKQFNVLVMGGSQGARQINNIVVRLMDHEEINKQFRFRLLTGSALYEEVSQKTKKDAELISYTDNMKEQYEWANFVIARSGSGVLSECAAFALPMVLIPYPYAKDDHQMANAKYFELNGAAVVLDQKDEDESHLFRILDQMANDVSLLNDMSIKSLQCSHVDASRDTVKYLFSLD; encoded by the coding sequence ATGAGATCGATTGTAATCGCTGCCGGCGGGACCGGCGGACATATTTCGCCGGGAGTGGCCCTTGCGGAAACGATCACGGATTTAAAAGAGCAAATCGGATTTGAAAATTTGTATCTCTATTCGTTGGTTCGCAATTTCAACAATCCCGATCTGGAGCAGGCCCCGTGTCCCGTGTTGTGGCACAATCTTCCTCCTTTATCGAGTAATCTTCTTTTGTTTCCCTTCCGTTATACATATCATCTTTTTCGAACCTTTTTTCTGTTTTATAAACTAAAAGTGGACGTTGTCATCGCGATGGGCGGATATTCCACGGTGTCTTCGATTCTTTATGCGCTTCTTTTTAAAAAGAAAGTCTATCTTTGCGAACAGAACTGTATTCCCGGAAATGTAAATCGTTTGTTTTTTCGTTTTGCAAATAAGGCCGCGTTTAGTTTTCCACCCATCGATCATTCGATTCCTTGTGATTGGACGATTCTGGGAAACCCGCTTCGAAAAAAGACTCTTCCGAAAATGTCTTTGAAATTTTCCGAAAAATACGATACCAAAAAGAAAAAGCAGTTTAACGTGCTTGTGATGGGTGGAAGTCAGGGTGCAAGACAGATCAATAATATAGTGGTGCGATTGATGGACCACGAAGAGATCAACAAACAATTCCGATTTCGTTTACTGACCGGTTCCGCATTGTATGAGGAAGTCTCTCAAAAGACAAAGAAGGACGCGGAGCTGATTTCTTATACCGATAATATGAAGGAACAATATGAGTGGGCCAATTTTGTGATTGCTCGTTCCGGCTCCGGGGTTCTTTCGGAATGTGCCGCGTTTGCATTGCCAATGGTTCTGATTCCTTATCCGTATGCAAAGGACGATCATCAGATGGCCAACGCCAAGTATTTTGAGCTCAACGGAGCGGCGGTTGTTTTAGATCAAAAGGACGAGGATGAATCGCATCTTTTTAGAATTTTGGATCAAATGGCAAATGACGTGTCTTTGTTAAACGACATGTCTATCAAATCTCTACAGTGTTCGCATGTAGACGCGTCCAGAGACACGGTAAAATATCTTTTTTCCCTCGACTGA
- the murC gene encoding UDP-N-acetylmuramate--L-alanine ligase, which yields MQADWESFQKPFFLGIGGSGMSSLAFLLLEKGLKVGGYDGKHSPVVEKLISKGAIVLSKADVLEAECYDLAIYSSAIRLDSHPLVKKFKDKGIALVHRSELLHQIMSEKKQISVAGSHGKTTTTAMTAFLLERCGYSPSVMVGGEVAFLDGKGGAWGKGEWAVFESDESDGTFNNHNAQVRVLTNVDEDHLDYYQTRENLLSAFARYMDRTSQRLILNLDDIGIRDALPLFQDHSKILGFAKKNGNSEDRFLKSLKLENSKIAFYSIESNQLRFQFQKKEYSFSLKYPGEHYLKNALAGILACHEIGVPIADLAKQIPEYSGVSRRLEYLGSKDGIAVYDDYGHHPTEIKAVIQSMEGLKDGGRAVILFQPHRYTRTQNLCKEFAESLDTGEVVFLLPIYSAGEDPISGVETERIAEAMKRPASILPKEIENGVSLLKNTLKPGDKLVTLGAGNVRDWGISFLKN from the coding sequence ATGCAAGCGGACTGGGAATCCTTTCAAAAACCTTTCTTTCTCGGAATCGGCGGTTCCGGTATGTCCTCTCTCGCTTTTTTGCTTTTGGAAAAGGGACTCAAAGTCGGCGGTTACGACGGAAAACATTCCCCTGTTGTGGAGAAATTAATTTCCAAAGGCGCGATTGTTCTTAGCAAAGCGGACGTATTGGAAGCGGAATGTTACGATCTTGCGATTTATTCCTCCGCGATTCGTTTGGATTCTCACCCGCTGGTCAAAAAATTCAAAGACAAAGGAATCGCATTGGTTCATCGTTCGGAACTTCTTCATCAGATCATGTCCGAAAAAAAGCAAATCTCCGTCGCGGGTTCTCACGGCAAAACGACAACAACCGCGATGACCGCGTTTTTACTGGAACGTTGCGGTTATTCTCCTTCCGTGATGGTCGGCGGAGAAGTCGCGTTTTTAGATGGAAAGGGAGGGGCTTGGGGAAAGGGGGAATGGGCCGTTTTCGAGTCCGACGAGTCCGACGGTACATTCAATAATCATAATGCACAGGTTCGGGTTTTGACAAACGTAGACGAAGACCATCTGGACTATTATCAAACGAGGGAGAATCTTCTATCGGCCTTTGCCAGATATATGGACCGTACTTCGCAGCGATTGATTCTCAACCTGGACGATATTGGGATCCGGGACGCTCTTCCTCTCTTTCAGGATCATTCTAAAATTCTCGGATTTGCAAAAAAAAACGGGAATTCGGAGGACCGATTCTTAAAAAGTTTGAAGTTAGAAAATTCTAAAATTGCATTTTATTCGATCGAGTCCAATCAGCTTCGGTTTCAATTTCAGAAAAAGGAATATTCGTTTTCTCTAAAATATCCGGGAGAACATTATTTGAAAAACGCTCTCGCGGGAATTTTAGCCTGTCACGAGATCGGTGTTCCGATTGCCGATTTAGCAAAACAAATCCCTGAGTATTCCGGTGTAAGTCGTAGGTTGGAATATCTCGGGAGTAAAGACGGGATCGCCGTATACGACGACTACGGACATCATCCCACAGAAATCAAGGCTGTGATCCAGTCTATGGAAGGATTGAAAGACGGGGGACGAGCGGTCATCTTATTTCAACCGCACCGATATACGAGAACTCAAAATCTATGTAAGGAATTTGCGGAAAGTTTGGATACGGGAGAGGTTGTGTTTTTGCTACCGATTTATTCCGCCGGAGAGGATCCGATTTCCGGAGTGGAAACAGAACGGATCGCCGAAGCGATGAAACGTCCGGCCTCGATTCTTCCTAAAGAAATTGAAAACGGAGTTTCCCTTTTGAAAAACACTCTTAAACCGGGAGACAAACTTGTGACTCTCGGAGCCGGAAACGTTCGAGATTGGGGCATTTCTTTTTTAAAGAATTAA
- a CDS encoding tetratricopeptide repeat protein has protein sequence MKNLLCSICVLIAVLFHSGLKAEIQWEKSVKTVFEKAKTNGKPIFIDVYADWCTYCKTLKNEIYPQKEIQQELSKFVTISLDGDTFPNLKRKYGIKGYPSMLFLDQNGSLIDKITGMPDAKMMLKSIKTAYSRRNLEKEYLEKLSKDPNGIKTNFQTGVYYFEAREYPKAIQHFKKVIESTDPKNTDKKHDAIFNLGISYLEVGNFKSSIETFNLYLEKYPNGDTASVLFYRANAYEESNQKEEAKSDYKKALELTSDPDEKKDLQLRIDLLN, from the coding sequence ATGAAGAATCTATTGTGTTCTATCTGCGTGCTTATTGCCGTCCTATTCCACTCCGGTCTCAAAGCCGAAATCCAATGGGAAAAATCGGTAAAGACTGTCTTTGAAAAAGCAAAGACAAACGGAAAACCGATCTTTATAGACGTTTATGCGGATTGGTGCACTTACTGCAAAACTCTGAAGAATGAAATTTATCCTCAAAAAGAAATACAACAAGAGCTTTCCAAATTCGTCACTATCTCTTTGGACGGGGATACCTTTCCGAATTTAAAACGAAAATACGGAATCAAGGGTTATCCATCCATGTTATTCCTAGATCAAAACGGAAGTCTGATCGACAAAATCACGGGAATGCCGGATGCAAAGATGATGCTCAAATCCATCAAGACCGCCTATTCGCGTAGAAATCTGGAGAAAGAATATCTCGAAAAATTATCCAAGGACCCGAACGGGATCAAGACCAATTTCCAGACAGGCGTTTATTATTTCGAAGCAAGGGAATATCCCAAGGCGATCCAACACTTCAAAAAGGTAATCGAAAGCACAGATCCCAAAAATACTGACAAAAAACACGACGCAATTTTTAATTTGGGAATTTCGTATCTTGAAGTCGGAAACTTTAAATCGTCGATAGAAACTTTTAACTTGTATCTCGAAAAATATCCGAACGGAGACACTGCGTCCGTCCTATTCTATCGTGCAAACGCTTACGAGGAATCGAATCAAAAAGAGGAGGCAAAGTCGGATTACAAAAAGGCCCTCGAACTTACGAGCGATCCGGATGAAAAAAAAGATCTTCAACTCAGAATCGATTTATTAAATTAG
- the hisE gene encoding phosphoribosyl-ATP diphosphatase — MEFLLQLETILKKRKQELPDKSYTADLFRGGVDRILKKVGEEAGEVIIAAKNADKKELTHEVADLLFHLQVLLVAQGISLQDIVEELRKRHS, encoded by the coding sequence ATGGAATTTTTATTACAACTGGAAACGATTCTTAAAAAAAGAAAACAGGAACTTCCTGATAAATCCTATACTGCGGATTTATTTCGCGGAGGAGTGGATCGGATTTTAAAAAAAGTCGGGGAAGAGGCGGGAGAAGTGATCATCGCCGCAAAAAATGCGGACAAAAAAGAACTTACTCACGAAGTCGCGGATTTGCTTTTTCATCTGCAGGTTTTGCTCGTTGCGCAGGGAATTTCTCTGCAAGACATTGTGGAAGAACTTCGCAAACGACATTCTTAA
- a CDS encoding cytochrome c-type biogenesis protein CcmH: MFVAFVPVFGDSTFTNLSEPDQIRTFHEVTSKIRCICIPSITIKSCSFNNCTVSAKLKIFIENRIAKGESAQVIINKMVHGFGEEALQDPVIQKFVEAGNTGMANSVVYGFGENILATPDSTWINLSLAFAGALGILFIYLYIKRKGPETSELSSTHSAKKEEDSFHKYLSEIEEKQK, encoded by the coding sequence TTGTTTGTCGCGTTTGTTCCTGTCTTCGGAGATTCTACGTTTACAAACCTGAGTGAACCCGATCAGATCCGCACCTTTCACGAAGTGACTTCTAAGATTCGTTGCATTTGCATTCCTTCGATCACGATCAAAAGTTGTTCGTTTAACAATTGTACAGTTTCGGCCAAACTCAAAATTTTTATAGAAAATCGGATCGCCAAGGGCGAAAGCGCCCAAGTCATCATCAACAAAATGGTTCACGGATTCGGAGAAGAAGCTCTACAGGATCCGGTGATTCAAAAGTTTGTGGAAGCGGGAAATACCGGAATGGCAAACTCGGTTGTTTACGGATTCGGTGAGAATATTTTAGCTACACCGGACTCAACCTGGATCAACCTGAGTTTGGCTTTCGCGGGCGCTCTCGGGATTTTATTCATCTACTTATATATCAAACGGAAAGGACCCGAGACTTCGGAGCTCTCTTCGACTCATTCCGCAAAAAAAGAAGAAGATTCTTTCCACAAGTATCTTTCGGAAATAGAGGAAAAACAAAAATAA